In Aeromicrobium marinum DSM 15272, one genomic interval encodes:
- a CDS encoding class I SAM-dependent methyltransferase: MTHETPDVQGAAFWDERYATSRRIWSGNPNPTLVTEIAGMPPGHALDVGCGEGADALWLAAQGWTVVGADLSTVALGRAAEHGADLQLTERVAWQQTDLVADPPEPGSFDLVTSHFTHLPPDARHRLFDGLAAAVRSGGTLLFVGHDYGDIAAGMPRPPRPEVFHTPDELAARLDDAWTVEVSELRPRHATTPEGVKITIHDTVLRARRS, from the coding sequence GTGACCCACGAGACCCCCGACGTCCAGGGCGCCGCGTTCTGGGACGAGCGCTACGCGACCTCGCGACGGATCTGGAGCGGCAACCCCAACCCGACCCTCGTCACCGAGATCGCGGGGATGCCCCCGGGCCACGCGCTGGACGTGGGCTGCGGCGAGGGAGCGGACGCGCTGTGGCTCGCGGCGCAGGGGTGGACGGTGGTGGGCGCCGACCTGTCCACGGTCGCGCTCGGTCGCGCGGCCGAGCACGGCGCCGACCTGCAGCTGACCGAGCGGGTCGCGTGGCAGCAGACCGACCTGGTCGCCGATCCGCCGGAGCCGGGGTCGTTCGACCTCGTCACCTCGCACTTCACCCACCTGCCGCCGGACGCCCGTCACCGGTTGTTCGACGGGCTGGCCGCTGCCGTGCGGTCCGGGGGGACGTTGCTGTTCGTCGGCCACGACTACGGCGACATCGCGGCCGGCATGCCCCGGCCCCCGCGGCCGGAGGTGTTCCACACCCCCGACGAGCTGGCGGCCCGGCTCGACGACGCGTGGACCGTCGAGGTCAGCGAGCTGCGCCCGCGGCACGCGACGACACCCGAGGGGGTGAAGATCACGATCCACGACACCGTGCTGCGCGCCCGCCGCAGTTGA
- a CDS encoding SDR family oxidoreductase, with product MRRNILITGASSGLGAEMARQFAAKGHHLALTARRVDRLEELRSEILAAHPDVEVVVHQLDVNDHDQVFAVTKQAAADLGGLDRVVVNAGLGKGVKIGTGGFAANAETAQTNFVAALAQCEAAMEHFYERKAGHLVVISSISAMRGLPSTVTTYAATKAGLAHLAEGIRLDLMGRKNLDIKVTTIYPGYIVSEMNDVVASEQKLMADTATGVRSIVKAIDKEVAEASVPGWPWVPLGQVLKRAPLGIVRKLV from the coding sequence CATCCTGATCACCGGGGCGAGCTCGGGCCTGGGCGCCGAGATGGCCCGCCAGTTCGCCGCCAAGGGCCACCACCTCGCTCTCACGGCGCGTCGCGTCGACCGGCTGGAGGAGCTGCGGTCCGAGATCCTGGCTGCCCACCCCGACGTCGAGGTGGTCGTGCACCAGCTCGACGTCAACGACCACGACCAGGTCTTTGCCGTCACGAAGCAGGCCGCCGCCGACCTCGGCGGTCTCGACCGCGTCGTCGTCAACGCGGGCCTCGGCAAGGGCGTGAAGATCGGTACCGGAGGGTTCGCCGCCAACGCCGAGACCGCGCAGACCAACTTCGTGGCCGCGCTCGCCCAGTGCGAGGCCGCGATGGAGCACTTCTACGAGCGCAAGGCCGGCCACCTCGTGGTGATCTCGTCCATCTCGGCGATGCGCGGGCTGCCGTCGACGGTGACGACCTACGCCGCCACCAAAGCCGGTCTGGCGCATCTCGCCGAGGGCATCCGGCTCGACCTGATGGGCCGCAAGAACCTGGACATCAAGGTCACCACGATCTACCCGGGATACATCGTGTCGGAGATGAACGACGTGGTCGCCTCGGAGCAGAAGCTGATGGCCGACACCGCGACCGGTGTGCGGTCGATCGTCAAGGCGATCGACAAGGAGGTCGCCGAGGCGTCGGTGCCCGGGTGGCCCTGGGTCCCGCTCGGCCAGGTCCTCAAGCGCGCTCCGCTCGGGATCGTCCGCAAGCTCGTCTGA